A stretch of the Candidatus Denitrolinea symbiosum genome encodes the following:
- a CDS encoding GTP cyclohydrolase I FolE, which yields MEPFDFDDELSAEQTAPGRVDALKIEKSMTELLRALGEDPGRDGLKNTPRRVARMYVELLAGYSADPAAMINGALFDVQYDEMVLVRDIEFYSLCEHHLLPFTGRAHVAYIPNGKVLGISKIPRVVEMYARRLQVQERMTRQIADFLRDLLKPQGVAVVIEAMHMCMMMRGVKTHTARMTTSAMHGAFRANLATREEFLANISRGSGPLRL from the coding sequence TTTGATTTCGACGATGAGTTGAGCGCGGAACAGACCGCCCCCGGCCGCGTCGACGCATTAAAAATCGAAAAGTCAATGACCGAACTGCTCCGCGCGCTCGGCGAAGATCCCGGGCGCGACGGCTTGAAAAACACGCCGCGCCGCGTGGCGCGCATGTACGTTGAACTGCTGGCGGGCTACTCGGCGGACCCTGCCGCCATGATCAATGGCGCGCTCTTCGATGTCCAATACGACGAAATGGTGCTGGTGCGCGATATCGAGTTTTATAGTTTGTGCGAACACCATCTCCTCCCCTTCACCGGGCGCGCCCACGTGGCCTACATCCCCAACGGCAAAGTGCTGGGTATCTCGAAGATCCCGCGCGTGGTGGAGATGTACGCCCGCCGGCTCCAGGTGCAGGAGCGCATGACCCGCCAGATCGCGGATTTTCTGCGCGATCTCCTCAAGCCGCAGGGCGTGGCGGTCGTCATCGAGGCGATGCACATGTGCATGATGATGCGCGGCGTCAAAACGCACACCGCCCGCATGACCACTTCGGCCATGCACGGCGCCTTCCGCGCCAACCTGGCCACCCGCGAAGAATTTTTGGCGAACATCTCGCGCGGTTCGGGGCCGCTGCGCCTCTAA
- a CDS encoding dihydroneopterin aldolase — MDKVIIQDLKARGILGIHSWERTTPREIVVNVAAYADTRRAARTDDIADCVDYSALAKKIRACVENAARETVEALANDLAELCLEEPKVTRVVVRVDKPGAVAEAASVAVEVERRRR, encoded by the coding sequence ATGGACAAAGTGATCATCCAGGATTTGAAAGCGCGCGGTATCCTCGGCATCCACAGTTGGGAGCGGACGACGCCGCGTGAGATCGTCGTCAACGTCGCGGCATACGCCGACACGCGCCGCGCGGCGCGCACAGACGACATCGCCGACTGCGTGGATTACAGCGCGCTTGCCAAAAAAATCCGCGCCTGCGTGGAAAACGCGGCGCGGGAAACGGTCGAGGCGCTGGCGAACGACCTGGCGGAATTATGTCTCGAAGAGCCGAAGGTGACGAGGGTCGTCGTCCGCGTGGATAAGCCCGGGGCGGTGGCGGAGGCGGCTTCGGTGGCGGTGGAGGTCGAACGGCGGCGGCGTTAG